The following proteins are co-located in the Microplitis demolitor isolate Queensland-Clemson2020A chromosome 3, iyMicDemo2.1a, whole genome shotgun sequence genome:
- the LOC103572245 gene encoding uncharacterized protein LOC103572245 codes for MPVVFGISMTILKGSTLWFHRRELFTILKEFHTRWSYTRTKVHSQNKIHMLINTSKKVRYCYMTAILVTSLSFGLRPYVILLTYYFETVVLQSNTTIDFSVVIYPLVYPFACQTMNRYVLLLMYEQSVMFFAICYVTCETIFIQLMTHTSINFLVYKL; via the exons ggTTCAACATTATGGTTTCATCGACGTgagttatttacaattttaaaagaatttcacACTCGATGGAGTTACACTAGGACAAAAGTtcactcacaaaataaaattcatatgcTCATCAATACTTCGAAGAAAGTACGGTATTGTTATATGACTGCTATTTTAGTCACCAGTTTATCTTTTGGTCTACGTCCATATGT GATACTACTTACTTACTATTTCGAAACTGTCGTCCTTCAGTCAAATACTACGATTGATTTTTCAGTTGTTATTTACCCACTTGTCTATCCATTTGCATGTCAGACAATGAATCGTTACGTTTTATTGTTAATGTATGAACAATCTGTTATGTTTTTTGCTATCTGTTACGTCACATGTGAGACTATTTTCATTCAACTTATGACTCACACTTCAATTAACTTTTtggtatataaattatag